Part of the Bacteroidota bacterium genome, CCTAAACATGTTCAAATTGCAAAAGCTTTCGCACTTAAAGAAGCAATGATGAAAGCTTTAGGAACGGGTTTGTATTACGGATCTTATTGGCATAATATCGAAATTTCTGAATTATGGGAAATTAAACTTTCCGGTTTTCTAAAGAATATTTCAGATGAGATGAAAATAAATAAAATAAATAGTTCAACTGTACAAACAAAAAATTATGTATCAGCGGTAGTTATATTAGAAGGATATATATAAGGAGCATTCATGAGTAATATCGGTTCATACGAAGAGAGATATAAAACATTTAAGTGGGAACAAGCCGAAAAAGAATTGGAGTTTGGCGAAAACGGAATGTACAATATCGGTTACTATTGCAGCGACCGAATCTGCGAAAAAGGCGATGCAAATAAGTTGGCATTAATATGGGGAGGGTTCACCGGCGAGGTTAAAAAATTTACCTACAACGACAT contains:
- the acpS gene encoding holo-ACP synthase, which codes for MVKGIGVDIVDIDRFKNINNDQDFINQILNDYEIPVVLTRIPKHVQIAKAFALKEAMMKALGTGLYYGSYWHNIEISELWEIKLSGFLKNISDEMKINKINSSTVQTKNYVSAVVILEGYI